GGGATGTGGCATCCCCGCCGGCGCATAAAGCTGACTCCCCTCTACATCCTTTCGCACACCGCCTCAGCGAAGGCGGAACAGGATACCTCCCGGGCCCCCTGCCTCTGTCTTGCCAGGTCGTAGGTCACTATCCCTTCCCTTATGGCCCCCTCCATGCCCTTAACCACCATCTCCGCCGCCTCGCGCCATCCCAGATGCTCCAGCATCAGGACGCCGGAGAGTATAAGGGATCCCGGGTTCACCTTGTCCTTACCGGCGTACTTGGGAGCGGTGCCGTGGGTGGCCTCGAAGAACGCCACCTGGTCGTTCATGTTGGCCCCAGGCGCCAGCCCCAAGCCTCCCACCGAAGCGGCCAGCGCGTCGGACATGTAGTCCCCGTTCAGGTTCGGCATGGCGAGCACCTGGTACTCGGAAGGACGAAGCAGGATCTGCTGGAACATGGCGTCCGCTATGCGGTCCTTTATAACCACCTTGCCCTGGGGCGCCACGCCTCCGTGCAGCTCCACCACCTCCTGCTCCGTGACCGTTTGATCCACGAACTCCCTCTTCGCCAGCTCGTAGCCCCACTTCATGAAGGCCCCCTCGGTGAACTTCATTATGTTGCCCTTGTGCACCAGGGTGACGGAGCTCTTCTTGTTCTCTATGGCGTACCTTATGGCCATCCGTACAAGCCTCTCGGTGCCGGTCTTGGATATGGGCTTTATGCCTATGCCGGAGTCCTCCCTCACCGGCTTGCCCATCTCCTTGAGAAAGCCGATCACCCTCCTTACCTCATCGGTGCCCATCTCCCACTCTATGCCGACGTAAAGGTCCTCGGTGTTCTCCCGGAAGACCACCATGTCAACGTCCTGGGGATTTTTCAACGGGGCCGGAACCCCGTCGAACCATCTGACGGGCCTCACGCAGGCGAAGAGGTCCAACTCCTGCCGGAACGCCACGTTGAGGCTCCTGAAACCTCCCCCCACCGGGGTGGTAAGGGGCCCCTTTATGCCTATCCGGAAGTACCGAAGGGCGGTAAATGAGTCCTTGGGTATGGCGGTGCCGAACAGGTCCATGGCCTTCTGACCTGCGTATATCTCCCACCAGACAAGGCGCCTCTTGCCCCCGTAGGCCTTCTCAACCGCTAGGTCCAGCACCCTCTTCATGGCGGGAGTTATGTCAACCCCTATGCCGTCACCCTCCACGTAGGGGATCACCGGGTCGTCCGGTACTTCCCTCCTACCATCCTTGAACAGTATCCTGCTTCCCTCCTTGGGCTCCTGATACCTCTCAAGCTCAAGCCCCTCGAACCTCATCTCTTCACCCTCCTTCTAACCTGGCATTCACGAACTTCCTTCCCCTTCAAAGACCCCCGAAGCGGCCAGCAACCGGGGTTCCATGAAGCTAGTTGAGATGCATCGTGTACGCAAAAAAGCCCCGGGGGTCGGATGCGGAGGCGCGCTGTGAGGCCCTAAGACCAAAGAGCTTGGCTTCATCCGGAACTGTTAAATCTGGGCAGGGGTTTACAGTCTTCCGGAAGTGCCGCCCCCGGGGAACCTTGGGTTCTATGCCTTCAACTTCACGTGGTTGAGCCTCCCGCCGGCCCGTATGACCTTGAGGTCCTCGGCGCTAACGGGGGTAACGCATGGGATGGACGCCCCCTTGGTCAGGTTAAGCACCTCGAAAACCCGCCCGGGAGCGACGCTGCGGCTTTGTATCTCTAGCCGGTCCGTCTGATCTATCCGCTCGTAGTCCGACGGGTCCTCAAAGGCGATTGGCAGTATGCCGAAGTTCACCAGGTTCGCCAGGTGAATCCTGGCGAAGCTCTTGGCCAGCACCGCCTTCACCCCCAGGTACCGGGGGGCCAGGGCGGCGTGCTCCCTGCTGGAGCCCTGACCGTAGTTGAGGCCTCCAACCACGAACCCTCCACCGGCCTCGAGGGCCCTGTCCGGGAAGGTGGGGTCCACCACCTGGAACACGTGCTTTGAAATGGCGGGCACGTTGCTCCTCAACGGCAGCACCTTGGCGCCGGCGGGCATTATGTGGTCCGTGGTTATGTCATCCCCCACCTTGAGGAGCACCGGCCCCGACAACAGCTCCCCCATGGGCTCCATGGCGGGAAGGGGGGCTATGTTGGGGCCCCTGCGGATGACCACAGAATCGGGGTCCTCGGAGGGCATCACGAACCGGCGGCGGTCCACGTGAAAGGAAGAGGGTTGGCTGAAGACGAAGGGGGGCAAGGAGTGCCTGGCGGCGAAATCCCTGGGGTCCGTAAGACGGCCCTCCACCGCGGAGGCCGCGGCGGTCTCGGGGCTCACAAGGCATACCCTGCCGGTCTTGTGCCCGCACCTGCCAAGGAAGTTCCGGTTTATGGTCCTCAAAGAAACCCCGTCGCTAGGTGGGGCGAAGCCCATTCCTATGCAGGCCCCGCAGCTCACCTCAAGGATCCTCACCCCAGCGGACAGGATGGCCTCCAAGGCGGAGGACCTGGATATGTGGTGGAGAACCTGGCGGCTCCCGGGGGACACGCCGCAGTCCACCTCCGGGTGAACCACACGCCCCTTGAGAACGTGGGCCACCGCCTCCAGGTCCCGAAGGGACGAGTTGGTGCAGGAACCGAACATCACCTGGTGGATCTCCATCCCCGCCGCCTCCCTCACGGGTACCACGTTGTCCGGCTGATGGGGCAGCGCCACCAGGGGCTCCACCGTTGACAGGTCTATCTCTATCACCTGCTCATAGACCCCGTCCGGGTCCGCCTCCAAGGGCACGAACTGATCTTCCCTGCCCTGGGACCTGAGCCAATCCCTGGTGACCGAGTCGCTGGGAAACACCGAAGACGTGGCCCCGGTCTCGGCCCCCATGTTGGCTATGGTGGCCCTGTCGGGCACCGAAAGGCCCTTGACCCCTTCCCCGCAGTACTCCAGGACCTTGCCCACCCCTCCCTTGACCCCTATGCGGCGCAGCACCTCCAGTATCACGTCCTTGGCGGACACGAATGGCGAAAGCCGCCCAGTGAGGTGAACCTTTACCACGGCGGGATAGGTCAGATAAAAGGGCTCCCCCGCCATGGCAAGGGCCACGTCCATGCCCCCGGCCCCTATGGCCAGCATGCCCACCCCTCCCGACGTGGGGGTGTGGGAATCGCTGCCAAGCAGGGTCTTGCCGGGGGCGGCGAAGTGCTCCACGTGGAGCTGGTGGCATATGCCGTTGCCGGGGGGAGAGAATATGATGCCGTACTTCCGGGCCACGTCCATGAGGTACCGGTGGTCGTCGGGGTTCTTGAAGTCCTCCTGGATCATGTTGTGGTCCACGTAGCTCACGGACAGCTCCGTCCTCACCCTGGGAACCCCTACGGCCTCGAACTCGAGGCACGCCATGGTGCCGGTGGCGTCCTGGGTCAGGGTCTGGTCTATCCTTATCCCCACCCTGGAGCCTCTTACAGGGCTTCCGTCCACCAGGTGACTGTTAAGCAGCTTCTCGGCTAGCGTAAGTCCCACGTTGCACCAGCTCCTTCCAAGGCCCACGGGGCCTTAAAATAAAGGGGTCTTCGCCATGACGCGAAGACCCCTTCCAACCGTGCAATGCCGCATGGGACGGACCGAAGGGCCGTGCAAATGAAGACAAGGCCCCACGCCCCAACGGACGCGCCCGGGCAAAAGTCCGATCTCCGCAGACATCTCCCGCCGCTTCCCCGGGCCGGTCTCCTGGCTGACCTTCATCCCCTGCGCGCCCCTTCCCAGGAGGCAAGGTCCTCCCAGTGGATAACGCGCGCAAGGTCAGGCTCACAGTGGCGGGTCCGCGCCGGACTTTCACCGGCTTCCCGTTCACCCGAGGAAGTTTAGATTTTACAACTTTAAAATCCCACAACCACTCCCGCCGCGCAA
This portion of the Thermanaerothrix sp. genome encodes:
- the icd gene encoding isocitrate dehydrogenase (NADP(+)), giving the protein MRFEGLELERYQEPKEGSRILFKDGRREVPDDPVIPYVEGDGIGVDITPAMKRVLDLAVEKAYGGKRRLVWWEIYAGQKAMDLFGTAIPKDSFTALRYFRIGIKGPLTTPVGGGFRSLNVAFRQELDLFACVRPVRWFDGVPAPLKNPQDVDMVVFRENTEDLYVGIEWEMGTDEVRRVIGFLKEMGKPVREDSGIGIKPISKTGTERLVRMAIRYAIENKKSSVTLVHKGNIMKFTEGAFMKWGYELAKREFVDQTVTEQEVVELHGGVAPQGKVVIKDRIADAMFQQILLRPSEYQVLAMPNLNGDYMSDALAASVGGLGLAPGANMNDQVAFFEATHGTAPKYAGKDKVNPGSLILSGVLMLEHLGWREAAEMVVKGMEGAIREGIVTYDLARQRQGAREVSCSAFAEAVCERM
- a CDS encoding aconitate hydratase → MGLTLAEKLLNSHLVDGSPVRGSRVGIRIDQTLTQDATGTMACLEFEAVGVPRVRTELSVSYVDHNMIQEDFKNPDDHRYLMDVARKYGIIFSPPGNGICHQLHVEHFAAPGKTLLGSDSHTPTSGGVGMLAIGAGGMDVALAMAGEPFYLTYPAVVKVHLTGRLSPFVSAKDVILEVLRRIGVKGGVGKVLEYCGEGVKGLSVPDRATIANMGAETGATSSVFPSDSVTRDWLRSQGREDQFVPLEADPDGVYEQVIEIDLSTVEPLVALPHQPDNVVPVREAAGMEIHQVMFGSCTNSSLRDLEAVAHVLKGRVVHPEVDCGVSPGSRQVLHHISRSSALEAILSAGVRILEVSCGACIGMGFAPPSDGVSLRTINRNFLGRCGHKTGRVCLVSPETAAASAVEGRLTDPRDFAARHSLPPFVFSQPSSFHVDRRRFVMPSEDPDSVVIRRGPNIAPLPAMEPMGELLSGPVLLKVGDDITTDHIMPAGAKVLPLRSNVPAISKHVFQVVDPTFPDRALEAGGGFVVGGLNYGQGSSREHAALAPRYLGVKAVLAKSFARIHLANLVNFGILPIAFEDPSDYERIDQTDRLEIQSRSVAPGRVFEVLNLTKGASIPCVTPVSAEDLKVIRAGGRLNHVKLKA